The following coding sequences lie in one Mus musculus strain C57BL/6J chromosome 11, GRCm38.p6 C57BL/6J genomic window:
- the Gprc5c gene encoding G-protein coupled receptor family C group 5 member C isoform X1: MQPRGVLSCTPNLFRERKANPERTQLKPGLGARMATHRTLLMCLGLPLFFPGALAQNHAPPGCSPDLDPLYYNLCDRSGAWGIVLEAVAGAGIITTFVLTIILVASLPFVQDTKKRSLLGTQVFFLLGTLGLFCLVFACVVKPDFSTCASRRFLFGVLFAICFSCLVAHVLSLNFLTRKNHGPRGWVIFTVALLLTLVEVIINTEWLIITLVRGGGQVSPLGNVSADSTMTSPCAIANMDFVMALIYVMLLLLTAFLGAWPTLCGRFKRWRKHGVFVLLTTVISIAIWVVWIVMYTYGNEQHHSPTWDDPTLAIALAANAWTFVLFYVIPEVSQVTKPSPEQSYQGDMYPTRGVGYETILKEQTGQSMFVENKAFSMDEPASAKRPVSPYSGYNGQLLTSVYQPTEMALMHKGPSEGAYDVILPRATANSQVMGSANSTLRAEDMYMVQSHQVATPPKDGKISQVFRNPYVWD, translated from the exons GGACCCAGCTGAAGCCTGGCCTGGGAGCCAGGATGGCCACTCACAGAACCTTGCTGATGTGCCTAGGactgcctctcttcttcccaggAGCCTTGGCCCAGAATCATGCCCCACCTGGTTGCAGCCCAGATCTGGATCCCCTCTACTACAACCTCTGTGACCGCTCGGGGGCCTGGGGCATTGTCTTGGAGGCAGTGGCTGGAGCAGGCATCATCACGACATTTGTGTTAACCATCATCCTTGTGGCTAGCCTTCCATTTGTGCAGGACACTAAGAAGCGGAGCCTCTTGGGGACCCAGGTGTTCTTCCTGCTGGGCACCCTGGGTCTCTTCTGCCTCGTGTTTGCCTGTGTGGTGAAGCCGGACTTCTCTACCTGTGCCTCTCGACGCTTCCTCTTTGGGGTCCTGTTTGCCATCTGCTTCTCCTGTCTGGTAGCTCACGTCCTTTCCCTCAACTTCCTAACCCGGAAGAACCATGGGCCCCGAGGCTGGGTGATCTTCACCGTGGCGCTGCTGCTCACCCTTGTGGAGGTCATCATTAACACCGAGTGGCTTATCATCACCCTGGTACGGGGAGGTGGCCAGGTTAGCCCCCTGGGCAATGTCAGTGCCGACTCGACCATGACCTCTCCGTGTGCCATCGCCAACATGGACTTTGTCATGGCTCTCATCTACGTAATGCTGTTGCTGCTGACGGCCTTCCTAGGAGCCTGGCCCACCTTGTGTGGCCGCTTCAAGCGCTGGCGGAAACACGGGGTCTTTGTGTTGCTCACCACTGTCATCTCCATCGCCATCTGGGTGGTATGGATTGTCATGTACACCTACGGCAACGAGCAGCACCATAGCCCCACCTGGGATGACCCCACGTTGGCCATTGCCCTCGCTGCCAATGCCTGGACCTTTGTCCTCTTCTATGTCATCCCTGAGGTCTCACAGGTGACCAAACCTAGCCCAGAACAGAGCTACCAGGGGGACATGTACCCGACCCGAGGGGTGGGCTATGAGACCATCCTGAAGGAGCAGACGGGCCAGAGCATGTTTGTGGAGAACAAGGCATTTTCTATGGACGAACCAGCCTCAG CAAAGAGACCAGTGTCACCTTACAGTGGCTACAATGGACAGCTGCTGACCAGCGTGTACCAGCCCACCGAGATGGCCCTGATGCACAAAGGCCCG TCTGAAGGTGCATACGACGTCATCCTCCCACGGGCCACCGCCAACAGCCAGGTGATGGGCAGTGCCAACTCAACCCTGCGGGCCGAAGACATGTACATGGTCCAGAGCCACCAGGTGGCCACGCCACCAAAAGACGGCAAGATCTCTCAGGTCTTTAGAAATCCCTACGTGTGGGACTAA
- the Gprc5c gene encoding G-protein coupled receptor family C group 5 member C isoform X2, whose protein sequence is MATHRTLLMCLGLPLFFPGALAQNHAPPGCSPDLDPLYYNLCDRSGAWGIVLEAVAGAGIITTFVLTIILVASLPFVQDTKKRSLLGTQVFFLLGTLGLFCLVFACVVKPDFSTCASRRFLFGVLFAICFSCLVAHVLSLNFLTRKNHGPRGWVIFTVALLLTLVEVIINTEWLIITLVRGGGQVSPLGNVSADSTMTSPCAIANMDFVMALIYVMLLLLTAFLGAWPTLCGRFKRWRKHGVFVLLTTVISIAIWVVWIVMYTYGNEQHHSPTWDDPTLAIALAANAWTFVLFYVIPEVSQVTKPSPEQSYQGDMYPTRGVGYETILKEQTGQSMFVENKAFSMDEPASAKRPVSPYSGYNGQLLTSVYQPTEMALMHKGPSEGAYDVILPRATANSQVMGSANSTLRAEDMYMVQSHQVATPPKDGKISQDQSPTNKTRW, encoded by the exons ATGGCCACTCACAGAACCTTGCTGATGTGCCTAGGactgcctctcttcttcccaggAGCCTTGGCCCAGAATCATGCCCCACCTGGTTGCAGCCCAGATCTGGATCCCCTCTACTACAACCTCTGTGACCGCTCGGGGGCCTGGGGCATTGTCTTGGAGGCAGTGGCTGGAGCAGGCATCATCACGACATTTGTGTTAACCATCATCCTTGTGGCTAGCCTTCCATTTGTGCAGGACACTAAGAAGCGGAGCCTCTTGGGGACCCAGGTGTTCTTCCTGCTGGGCACCCTGGGTCTCTTCTGCCTCGTGTTTGCCTGTGTGGTGAAGCCGGACTTCTCTACCTGTGCCTCTCGACGCTTCCTCTTTGGGGTCCTGTTTGCCATCTGCTTCTCCTGTCTGGTAGCTCACGTCCTTTCCCTCAACTTCCTAACCCGGAAGAACCATGGGCCCCGAGGCTGGGTGATCTTCACCGTGGCGCTGCTGCTCACCCTTGTGGAGGTCATCATTAACACCGAGTGGCTTATCATCACCCTGGTACGGGGAGGTGGCCAGGTTAGCCCCCTGGGCAATGTCAGTGCCGACTCGACCATGACCTCTCCGTGTGCCATCGCCAACATGGACTTTGTCATGGCTCTCATCTACGTAATGCTGTTGCTGCTGACGGCCTTCCTAGGAGCCTGGCCCACCTTGTGTGGCCGCTTCAAGCGCTGGCGGAAACACGGGGTCTTTGTGTTGCTCACCACTGTCATCTCCATCGCCATCTGGGTGGTATGGATTGTCATGTACACCTACGGCAACGAGCAGCACCATAGCCCCACCTGGGATGACCCCACGTTGGCCATTGCCCTCGCTGCCAATGCCTGGACCTTTGTCCTCTTCTATGTCATCCCTGAGGTCTCACAGGTGACCAAACCTAGCCCAGAACAGAGCTACCAGGGGGACATGTACCCGACCCGAGGGGTGGGCTATGAGACCATCCTGAAGGAGCAGACGGGCCAGAGCATGTTTGTGGAGAACAAGGCATTTTCTATGGACGAACCAGCCTCAG CAAAGAGACCAGTGTCACCTTACAGTGGCTACAATGGACAGCTGCTGACCAGCGTGTACCAGCCCACCGAGATGGCCCTGATGCACAAAGGCCCG TCTGAAGGTGCATACGACGTCATCCTCCCACGGGCCACCGCCAACAGCCAGGTGATGGGCAGTGCCAACTCAACCCTGCGGGCCGAAGACATGTACATGGTCCAGAGCCACCAGGTGGCCACGCCACCAAAAGACGGCAAGATCTCTCAG GATCAGTCCCCGACTAATAAAACAAGATGGTAG
- the Gprc5c gene encoding G-protein coupled receptor family C group 5 member C isoform b precursor (isoform b precursor is encoded by transcript variant 3) yields the protein MATHRTLLMCLGLPLFFPGALAQNHAPPGCSPDLDPLYYNLCDRSGAWGIVLEAVAGAGIITTFVLTIILVASLPFVQDTKKRSLLGTQVFFLLGTLGLFCLVFACVVKPDFSTCASRRFLFGVLFAICFSCLVAHVLSLNFLTRKNHGPRGWVIFTVALLLTLVEVIINTEWLIITLVRGGGQVSPLGNVSADSTMTSPCAIANMDFVMALIYVMLLLLTAFLGAWPTLCGRFKRWRKHGVFVLLTTVISIAIWVVWIVMYTYGNEQHHSPTWDDPTLAIALAANAWTFVLFYVIPEVSQVTKPSPEQSYQGDMYPTRGVGYETILKEQTGQSMFVENKAFSMDEPASAKRPVSPYSGYNGQLLTSVYQPTEMALMHKGPSEGAYDVILPRATANSQVMGSANSTLRAEDMYMVQSHQVATPPKDGKISQVFRNPYVWD from the exons ATGGCCACTCACAGAACCTTGCTGATGTGCCTAGGactgcctctcttcttcccaggAGCCTTGGCCCAGAATCATGCCCCACCTGGTTGCAGCCCAGATCTGGATCCCCTCTACTACAACCTCTGTGACCGCTCGGGGGCCTGGGGCATTGTCTTGGAGGCAGTGGCTGGAGCAGGCATCATCACGACATTTGTGTTAACCATCATCCTTGTGGCTAGCCTTCCATTTGTGCAGGACACTAAGAAGCGGAGCCTCTTGGGGACCCAGGTGTTCTTCCTGCTGGGCACCCTGGGTCTCTTCTGCCTCGTGTTTGCCTGTGTGGTGAAGCCGGACTTCTCTACCTGTGCCTCTCGACGCTTCCTCTTTGGGGTCCTGTTTGCCATCTGCTTCTCCTGTCTGGTAGCTCACGTCCTTTCCCTCAACTTCCTAACCCGGAAGAACCATGGGCCCCGAGGCTGGGTGATCTTCACCGTGGCGCTGCTGCTCACCCTTGTGGAGGTCATCATTAACACCGAGTGGCTTATCATCACCCTGGTACGGGGAGGTGGCCAGGTTAGCCCCCTGGGCAATGTCAGTGCCGACTCGACCATGACCTCTCCGTGTGCCATCGCCAACATGGACTTTGTCATGGCTCTCATCTACGTAATGCTGTTGCTGCTGACGGCCTTCCTAGGAGCCTGGCCCACCTTGTGTGGCCGCTTCAAGCGCTGGCGGAAACACGGGGTCTTTGTGTTGCTCACCACTGTCATCTCCATCGCCATCTGGGTGGTATGGATTGTCATGTACACCTACGGCAACGAGCAGCACCATAGCCCCACCTGGGATGACCCCACGTTGGCCATTGCCCTCGCTGCCAATGCCTGGACCTTTGTCCTCTTCTATGTCATCCCTGAGGTCTCACAGGTGACCAAACCTAGCCCAGAACAGAGCTACCAGGGGGACATGTACCCGACCCGAGGGGTGGGCTATGAGACCATCCTGAAGGAGCAGACGGGCCAGAGCATGTTTGTGGAGAACAAGGCATTTTCTATGGACGAACCAGCCTCAG CAAAGAGACCAGTGTCACCTTACAGTGGCTACAATGGACAGCTGCTGACCAGCGTGTACCAGCCCACCGAGATGGCCCTGATGCACAAAGGCCCG TCTGAAGGTGCATACGACGTCATCCTCCCACGGGCCACCGCCAACAGCCAGGTGATGGGCAGTGCCAACTCAACCCTGCGGGCCGAAGACATGTACATGGTCCAGAGCCACCAGGTGGCCACGCCACCAAAAGACGGCAAGATCTCTCAGGTCTTTAGAAATCCCTACGTGTGGGACTAA